The following proteins are encoded in a genomic region of Mesoplodon densirostris isolate mMesDen1 chromosome 12, mMesDen1 primary haplotype, whole genome shotgun sequence:
- the RSPH4A gene encoding radial spoke head protein 4 homolog A isoform X1, giving the protein MEDSTPLKQKIEHQELGETRRPWEEMVTTSQDPEPGLSEASESEQGLETGPQSKSSPPGIPQSGASAPVDDLVGPGVSSPPSPSQEPSSTPSPLALAAQDLMAPWQSDKTTSVISEAGTAHFDHLEQSSDKEESTPHQTCQSEGNNFHQSQQTKCHLYGPREVSYNNSKRKELRFDSFQEDSNSNYDLDQPESGASEVAPSMLEIAVQNAKAYLLKSSSKSGLNLYDHLSEMLTKVLDKRPENAVDIIENVSQEVKMEHFSIKLDTLQNENEMLPTYEIAEKQKALFLQGNLEGADQEMEDEIAEHSLPNVMESAFYFEQAGVGLGTDETYRIFLALKQLTDTHPIQKCRFWGKILGLEMNYIVAEVEFREGEDEEVEEEDVPEERDNGDNEADEDELPRSFYKAPQAIPNEESRTGANKYVYFVCNEPGRPWVKLPAVTPAQIVIARKIKKFFTGRLDTPIISYPPFPGNESNYLRAQIARISAGTQVSPLGFYHFGEEEGEEEEETEGRRDSFEENPDFEGIQVIDLVESLSNWVHHVQHILPQGRCNWFNPMQKSEEEEAAEAEEEEEEEREEPDYIEQEVGPPLLTPISEDLEIQNIPPWTTRLSSNLIPQYAIAVLRSNLWTGAYAFSNGKKFENFYIGWGHKYSPDSYTPPVPPPVYQEYPSGPEITEMDDPSVEEEQAFRAAQEAAVNSTEENEETEEDGDEEDDYD; this is encoded by the exons ATGGAAGACTCGACCCCCctgaaacaaaaaatagaacaccAAGAACTTGGGGAAACAAGGCGGCCGTGGGAAGAAATGGTAACAACCTCCCAAGATCCTGAACCTGGGTTATCCGAGGCCTCAGAGTCGGAGCAGGGGCTGGAAACTGGACCTCAGTCCAAGAGCAGCCCTCCTGGGATCCCCCAGTCTGGAGCCAGCGCGCCTGTGGATGACCTCGTAGGACCAGGGGTGTCGTCTCCACCTTCCCCATCTCAGGAGCCCTCCTCCACTCCTTCTCCCCTGGCTCTGGCCGCGCAGGACCTTATGGCACCATGGCAGTCAGACAAGACCACGAGTGTGATTTCTGAAGCTGGGACAGCTCACTTTGACCATTTGGAACAATCATCTGATAAAGAAGAATCAACTCCTCATCAAACCTGCCAATCAGAGGGAAACAATTTTCATCAATCTCAGCAAACCAAATGTCACCTGTATGGACCGAGGGAGGTGAGCTACAACAACTCTAAACGGAAAGAGCTGAGATTTGACAGTTTTCAAGAAGACTCAAACAGTAACTATGATCTGGATCAGCCTGAGTCTGGGGCTTCTGAAGTGGCCCCCAGCATGCTTGAGATCGCCGTTCAGAATGCTAAGGCTTACCTACTAAAGTCCAGTAGCAAGTCGGGCTTAAATCT ATATGATCATCTTTCTGAAATGCTGACCAAGGTCTTAGATAAGCGTCCTGAAAATGCTGTGGACATCATTGAAAATGTTAGCCAAGAGGTGAAGATGGAACATTTTAGTATAAAACTGGATACACTCCAAAATGAGAATGAGATGCTTCCAACCTATGAAATAGCAGAGAAGCAAAAAGCTCTTTTTCTCCAGGGAAATTTAGAAGGAGCTGACCAAGAAATGGAAGATGAAATA gcagaacactctcttcCAAATGTAATGGAgtcagctttttattttgaacaaGCTGGAGTTGGTTTGGGCACAGATGAGACTTATCGCATATTTCTTGCCCTCAAGCAGCTTACTGACacccacccaatccaaaaatgtcgTTTCTGGGGTAAGATCTTAGGTCTGGAAATGAATTATATTGTAGCTGAAGTGGAATTCCGTGAGGGAGAAGATGAAGAGGTGGAAGAGGAAGATGTACCTGAAGAGAGGGACAATGGAGACAATGAAGCTGATGAAGATGAATTACCAAGGTCCTTTTACAAGGCCCCACAGGCTATTCCAAATGAAGAAAGCAGAACAGGTGCCAACAAATATGTCTATTTTGTTTGCAATGAACCAGGAAGACCATGGGTGAAGTTACCAGCAGTTACACCTGCACAAATTGTTATTgcaagaaaaatcaagaaattttTCACCGGGCGATTGGATACCCCCATCATAAGCTACCCACCCTTCCCAGGAAATGAGAGTAATTACTTACGAGCACAAATTGCCAGAATTTCAGCAGGGACTCAGGTCAGCCCTCTAGGATTCTATCATTTTggtgaagaagaaggagaagaggaggaagaaacagaaggCAGGCGAGATAGCTTTGAAGAAAACCCCGATTTTGAAGGCATCCAAGTGATTGATCTAGTGGAATCCCTATCCAATTGGGTTCATCATGTACAACATATACTCCCTCAG GGTCGCTGTAATTGGTTCAACCCCATGCAAAAAAGTGAGGAGGAAGAAGCAGCAgaagcagaagaagaagaagaagaagaaagagaagagccTGACTACATAGAACAGGAAGTAGGGCCTCCTCTCTTGACACCAATCTCTGAAGATTTAG AGATCCAGAATATACCGCCTTGGACAACACGGTTATCCTCAAATCTCATTCCTCAATATGCTATTGCAGTCCTTAGATCCAACCTTTGGACTGGAGCATATGCCTTTTCCAATGGCAA aaAGTTTGAAAATTTCTACATAGGCTGGGGTCATAAATATAGTCCAGACAGCTATACACCTCCAGTTCCACCACCAGTTTATCAAGAGTACCCCAGTGGACCAGAAATTACAGAAATGGATGACCCTAGTGTGGAAGAGGAGCAGGCTTTCAGGGCTGCACAAGAAGCTGCTGTAAATTCAacagaggaaaatgaagaaactgaggaagatggagatgaggaagatgactatgactaa
- the RSPH4A gene encoding radial spoke head protein 4 homolog A isoform X2 has product MEDSTPLKQKIEHQELGETRRPWEEMVTTSQDPEPGLSEASESEQGLETGPQSKSSPPGIPQSGASAPVDDLVGPGVSSPPSPSQEPSSTPSPLALAAQDLMAPWQSDKTTSVISEAGTAHFDHLEQSSDKEESTPHQTCQSEGNNFHQSQQTKCHLYGPREVSYNNSKRKELRFDSFQEDSNSNYDLDQPESGASEVAPSMLEIAVQNAKAYLLKSSSKSGLNLYDHLSEMLTKVLDKRPENAVDIIENVSQEVKMEHFSIKLDTLQNENEMLPTYEIAEKQKALFLQGNLEGADQEMEDEIAEHSLPNVMESAFYFEQAGVGLGTDETYRIFLALKQLTDTHPIQKCRFWGKILGLEMNYIVAEVEFREGEDEEVEEEDVPEERDNGDNEADEDELPRSFYKAPQAIPNEESRTGANKYVYFVCNEPGRPWVKLPAVTPAQIVIARKIKKFFTGRLDTPIISYPPFPGNESNYLRAQIARISAGTQVSPLGFYHFGEEEGEEEEETEGRRDSFEENPDFEGIQVIDLVESLSNWVHHVQHILPQGRCNWFNPMQKSEEEEAAEAEEEEEEEREEPDYIEQEVGPPLLTPISEDLDHKHVTQLKYERSRIYRLGQHGYPQISFLNMLLQSLDPTFGLEHMPFPMAKSLKIST; this is encoded by the exons ATGGAAGACTCGACCCCCctgaaacaaaaaatagaacaccAAGAACTTGGGGAAACAAGGCGGCCGTGGGAAGAAATGGTAACAACCTCCCAAGATCCTGAACCTGGGTTATCCGAGGCCTCAGAGTCGGAGCAGGGGCTGGAAACTGGACCTCAGTCCAAGAGCAGCCCTCCTGGGATCCCCCAGTCTGGAGCCAGCGCGCCTGTGGATGACCTCGTAGGACCAGGGGTGTCGTCTCCACCTTCCCCATCTCAGGAGCCCTCCTCCACTCCTTCTCCCCTGGCTCTGGCCGCGCAGGACCTTATGGCACCATGGCAGTCAGACAAGACCACGAGTGTGATTTCTGAAGCTGGGACAGCTCACTTTGACCATTTGGAACAATCATCTGATAAAGAAGAATCAACTCCTCATCAAACCTGCCAATCAGAGGGAAACAATTTTCATCAATCTCAGCAAACCAAATGTCACCTGTATGGACCGAGGGAGGTGAGCTACAACAACTCTAAACGGAAAGAGCTGAGATTTGACAGTTTTCAAGAAGACTCAAACAGTAACTATGATCTGGATCAGCCTGAGTCTGGGGCTTCTGAAGTGGCCCCCAGCATGCTTGAGATCGCCGTTCAGAATGCTAAGGCTTACCTACTAAAGTCCAGTAGCAAGTCGGGCTTAAATCT ATATGATCATCTTTCTGAAATGCTGACCAAGGTCTTAGATAAGCGTCCTGAAAATGCTGTGGACATCATTGAAAATGTTAGCCAAGAGGTGAAGATGGAACATTTTAGTATAAAACTGGATACACTCCAAAATGAGAATGAGATGCTTCCAACCTATGAAATAGCAGAGAAGCAAAAAGCTCTTTTTCTCCAGGGAAATTTAGAAGGAGCTGACCAAGAAATGGAAGATGAAATA gcagaacactctcttcCAAATGTAATGGAgtcagctttttattttgaacaaGCTGGAGTTGGTTTGGGCACAGATGAGACTTATCGCATATTTCTTGCCCTCAAGCAGCTTACTGACacccacccaatccaaaaatgtcgTTTCTGGGGTAAGATCTTAGGTCTGGAAATGAATTATATTGTAGCTGAAGTGGAATTCCGTGAGGGAGAAGATGAAGAGGTGGAAGAGGAAGATGTACCTGAAGAGAGGGACAATGGAGACAATGAAGCTGATGAAGATGAATTACCAAGGTCCTTTTACAAGGCCCCACAGGCTATTCCAAATGAAGAAAGCAGAACAGGTGCCAACAAATATGTCTATTTTGTTTGCAATGAACCAGGAAGACCATGGGTGAAGTTACCAGCAGTTACACCTGCACAAATTGTTATTgcaagaaaaatcaagaaattttTCACCGGGCGATTGGATACCCCCATCATAAGCTACCCACCCTTCCCAGGAAATGAGAGTAATTACTTACGAGCACAAATTGCCAGAATTTCAGCAGGGACTCAGGTCAGCCCTCTAGGATTCTATCATTTTggtgaagaagaaggagaagaggaggaagaaacagaaggCAGGCGAGATAGCTTTGAAGAAAACCCCGATTTTGAAGGCATCCAAGTGATTGATCTAGTGGAATCCCTATCCAATTGGGTTCATCATGTACAACATATACTCCCTCAG GGTCGCTGTAATTGGTTCAACCCCATGCAAAAAAGTGAGGAGGAAGAAGCAGCAgaagcagaagaagaagaagaagaagaaagagaagagccTGACTACATAGAACAGGAAGTAGGGCCTCCTCTCTTGACACCAATCTCTGAAGATTTAG ATCATAAACACGTGACACAGTTAAAATATGag AGATCCAGAATATACCGCCTTGGACAACACGGTTATCCTCAAATCTCATTCCTCAATATGCTATTGCAGTCCTTAGATCCAACCTTTGGACTGGAGCATATGCCTTTTCCAATGGCAA aaAGTTTGAAAATTTCTACATAG